In Devosia beringensis, a single window of DNA contains:
- the nuoG gene encoding NADH-quinone oxidoreductase subunit NuoG: protein MASIKVDGVLVEVPDYFTLMQAAEAAGAEIPRFCYHERLSVAGNCRMCLVEVKGGPPKPQASCAMAVKDMRPGPNGEPPEMFTNTPMVKKAREGVMEFLLINHPLDCPICDQGGECDLQDQAMAYGVDKNRFAENKRAVEDKYIGPLVKTSMNRCIHCTRCVRFTTEVAGIAEMGLLGRGEDAEITTYLEKALSSELQGNVIDLCPVGALTSKPYAFNARPWELTKTESIDVMDAVGSNIRVDSRGREVMRILPRVNEAINEEWISDKTRFVWDGLKSQRLDRPYVRKGGKLQATSWDEALAAVAARLKKAGSKVGAIAGDLAAVEEMYALKALLASVGSGMTDVRPAMSGIDPSMPRSAYIFNPTIAGIEQADAIVIIGTNPRREAALINARIRKTWRAKGLPIAVIGERADLTYDYSYLGEGFESLAELAAGRGAFADILAKAERPLIIVGEGAVSHATLGKQVGRDTIALAAKLASAGASVAEGWNGFALLHNAASRVGGLDIGFVPHDGGVCSADQIALAGKGELDVMFMLGADEYDLSAMGKAFVVYIGSHGDAGAHRADVILPAATYTEKSGTYVNTEGRVQVTNRAVFPPGDAKEDWAIIRALSGALGKPLPFNSLTQLRAAIYAEFPHLARIDQIAPGGAADIGKLAKAAIKTKSAPFGSAVADFYLSNPIARASAVMGECAATAAGLRQAAE, encoded by the coding sequence ATGGCAAGTATCAAGGTTGACGGCGTTCTCGTCGAAGTTCCCGATTACTTTACCCTGATGCAGGCAGCCGAGGCTGCCGGCGCCGAAATTCCGCGCTTTTGTTACCATGAGCGCCTGTCGGTTGCCGGCAATTGCCGCATGTGCCTGGTTGAGGTGAAGGGTGGCCCGCCAAAGCCACAGGCCAGCTGCGCCATGGCGGTCAAGGACATGCGTCCGGGCCCCAATGGCGAGCCGCCAGAGATGTTCACCAATACGCCCATGGTCAAGAAGGCCCGCGAAGGCGTGATGGAATTCCTGCTGATCAACCATCCGCTCGATTGCCCGATCTGCGATCAGGGCGGCGAGTGCGATCTGCAGGACCAGGCCATGGCCTATGGCGTGGACAAGAACCGCTTCGCGGAGAACAAACGCGCCGTCGAGGACAAGTACATTGGCCCCTTGGTCAAGACCTCGATGAACCGCTGCATCCACTGCACGCGCTGCGTCCGTTTCACCACGGAAGTGGCTGGCATTGCCGAGATGGGCCTGCTGGGTCGCGGCGAGGACGCCGAGATCACCACCTATCTCGAAAAGGCGCTGAGCAGCGAGCTGCAGGGCAATGTCATCGACCTGTGCCCAGTGGGCGCGCTGACCTCCAAGCCCTATGCGTTCAATGCCCGTCCCTGGGAATTGACCAAGACGGAATCCATCGACGTCATGGATGCCGTCGGCTCCAATATCCGCGTCGATAGCCGCGGCCGCGAAGTGATGCGCATTCTGCCGCGCGTCAACGAGGCGATCAACGAAGAGTGGATTTCCGACAAGACCCGCTTTGTCTGGGATGGCCTAAAGAGCCAGCGCCTCGACCGTCCTTATGTCCGCAAGGGTGGCAAGCTGCAGGCGACCAGCTGGGATGAGGCTCTCGCGGCCGTTGCTGCGCGCCTCAAGAAGGCCGGCAGCAAGGTCGGCGCCATTGCCGGTGACCTCGCCGCTGTCGAAGAGATGTATGCGCTCAAGGCCCTGCTGGCTTCGGTCGGCTCGGGCATGACCGATGTGCGTCCGGCCATGTCGGGCATCGACCCGTCCATGCCGCGCTCCGCCTACATCTTCAACCCGACCATTGCCGGGATCGAACAGGCTGACGCGATCGTCATCATCGGCACCAATCCGCGCCGTGAAGCGGCGCTGATCAATGCCCGCATCCGCAAGACCTGGCGCGCCAAGGGCCTGCCGATCGCTGTGATCGGCGAGCGGGCCGATCTCACCTATGACTATAGCTATCTTGGCGAAGGCTTTGAATCGTTGGCCGAACTGGCTGCCGGTCGTGGCGCTTTCGCCGACATTCTGGCCAAGGCTGAGCGTCCACTGATCATTGTCGGCGAGGGTGCGGTGTCGCATGCCACCTTGGGCAAGCAGGTCGGCCGCGACACCATCGCGCTGGCCGCCAAACTGGCAAGCGCCGGTGCCTCGGTTGCCGAGGGCTGGAACGGCTTTGCACTGCTGCACAATGCGGCCAGTCGCGTGGGTGGCCTCGATATCGGCTTCGTGCCGCACGATGGTGGCGTCTGCTCGGCTGACCAGATTGCTCTGGCCGGCAAGGGCGAGCTCGATGTCATGTTCATGCTCGGTGCTGACGAATACGACCTGTCCGCCATGGGCAAGGCCTTCGTGGTCTATATCGGCTCGCATGGCGATGCCGGTGCACACCGCGCCGACGTGATCCTGCCGGCGGCGACCTACACCGAAAAGTCGGGCACCTATGTCAATACCGAGGGACGCGTCCAGGTGACCAACCGCGCCGTATTCCCGCCCGGTGATGCCAAGGAAGACTGGGCCATCATCCGCGCGCTGTCTGGCGCCCTGGGCAAGCCCTTGCCGTTCAACTCGCTGACCCAGCTGCGCGCCGCGATCTATGCCGAATTCCCGCATCTGGCGCGGATCGACCAGATCGCCCCTGGCGGTGCGGCCGACATCGGCAAGCTGGCCAAGGCGGCAATCAAGACCAAGTCGGCGCCTTTTGGCTCGGCTGTTGCTGACTTCTATCTCAGCAATCCAATCGCCCGCGCCTCTGCCGTGATGGGTGAATGCGCAGCTACCGCAGCCGGTCTCCGGCAGGCCGCGGAGTAG
- the nuoH gene encoding NADH-quinone oxidoreductase subunit NuoH, translated as MDFIQAALDYLLGIPPLGWGVHVGLVYKALLLLVSLLVFTAFILLADRKIWAAVQMRRGPNVVGPFGLLQSFADLLKFALKEPVIPGGADKILFLLAPLLTATLALTGWVVVPLGPGLVIADINLGILYLLAISSLGVYGVIIGGWASNSKYPFLGSLRAAAQMVSYEVSIGLVIITVLLCVGSLNLSDIVIAQQEMGLAHMIGLPQLTFLNWFWLPLFPMFVIFYISALAETNRPPFDLAEGESELVAGFMTEYSATPYMLFMLGEYISILLMCAMTTVLFLGGWTSPIDLPPFTWIPGVVWFVIKLSMVFFMFAMAKAIVPRYRYDQLMRIGWKLFLPLSLGMVVIVAFVLQLTGWGWHGGMA; from the coding sequence ATGGACTTTATTCAAGCTGCTCTCGATTACCTGCTGGGCATCCCGCCGTTGGGCTGGGGTGTGCATGTAGGCCTGGTCTACAAGGCGCTGCTGCTGCTTGTGTCGCTGCTGGTCTTCACCGCGTTTATCCTGCTGGCAGACCGCAAGATCTGGGCGGCGGTGCAGATGCGCCGCGGTCCTAACGTGGTCGGCCCCTTCGGCCTGCTGCAGAGCTTCGCCGATCTGCTCAAGTTCGCGCTCAAGGAGCCCGTCATTCCCGGCGGCGCTGACAAGATCCTGTTCCTGCTGGCGCCCCTGTTGACGGCGACCCTGGCCCTGACGGGCTGGGTGGTCGTACCGCTCGGGCCGGGCCTGGTGATTGCCGACATCAATCTGGGAATTCTCTACCTGCTGGCGATTTCGTCGCTGGGTGTCTATGGCGTGATCATCGGCGGCTGGGCCTCGAACTCGAAATATCCGTTCCTCGGTTCGCTCCGTGCAGCAGCGCAGATGGTGTCCTACGAAGTGTCGATCGGCCTGGTGATCATCACCGTGCTGCTCTGCGTTGGCTCGCTCAATCTGAGCGACATCGTCATAGCGCAGCAGGAAATGGGCCTAGCCCATATGATTGGCTTGCCACAGTTGACCTTCCTCAACTGGTTCTGGCTGCCGCTGTTTCCGATGTTCGTGATCTTCTACATCTCGGCGCTGGCGGAAACCAACCGCCCGCCATTCGATCTGGCCGAAGGCGAATCCGAGCTGGTGGCCGGTTTCATGACCGAATATTCGGCGACGCCCTACATGCTGTTCATGCTGGGCGAATACATCTCCATCCTGCTGATGTGCGCCATGACCACGGTGCTCTTCCTCGGTGGCTGGACATCGCCCATCGACCTGCCGCCCTTCACCTGGATTCCGGGCGTGGTGTGGTTTGTCATCAAGCTGAGCATGGTGTTCTTCATGTTCGCCATGGCCAAGGCCATCGTGCCGCGCTACCGCTACGATCAGTTGATGCGCATTGGCTGGAAGCTCTTCCTGCCGCTGTCGCTGGGCATGGTCGTTATTGTTGCTTTTGTGCTTCAGCTTACGGGCTGGGGCTGGCATGGAGGGATGGCCTGA
- the nuoL gene encoding NADH-quinone oxidoreductase subunit L, translated as MIQAIVFLPLIGALIAGLLGRTIGHRNSEFITTGLLLVAAVLSWVVFLPVAFGGGLMGAAVDGHTTVLKIELMRWIQVGDMDLRWVLRVDTLTAIMLVVVNTVSALVHVYSIGYMADDPHRSRFFAYLSLFTFAMLMLVTADNFLQMFFGWEGVGLASYLLIGFWYTKPSATAAAMKAFVVNRVGDFGFALGIFGAFMVLGHIDFDGAFLAAEGFATTGLPVMNFLGFQLDAMTVVCLLLFMGAMGKSAQFLLHTWLPDAMEGPTPVSALIHAATMVTAGVFMVARLSPLFETSPAAMTFVLVIGAITAFFAATVGLVQNDIKRVIAYSTCSQLGYMFVALGAGAYSAGVFHLFTHAFFKALLFLGAGAVIHAMHHEQDMRNMGGLRKKIPVTYAMMIIGTLALTGVGIPGSEWLGFAGFFSKDSIIEAAYAVGGNTGMFAFWMLVIAALFTSFYSWRLIHLTFHGSPRDAQHAGEGPHPDPAHAALESHDEPIADSHDHAHDAHGHHGSAYDNAHEAPNVMLVPLYVLAAGAVLAGAVFYSMFFHDVAHIEHFFAGSLVVDHEIIEAAHHVPLWVKWSATIAMLIGAATAYMMYIRRPEMPGRLAATNPGLYKFLLNKWYFDELYDLIFVRPALWIGRAFWKGFDDWLIDDKITEGLGRRVQNVTGWVTKLQSGYLYHYAFAMLIGIAALLTWAILAGGLI; from the coding sequence ATGATTCAAGCGATTGTTTTCCTGCCCCTCATCGGCGCGCTCATAGCCGGTCTGCTGGGGCGCACCATCGGCCACCGGAACAGTGAGTTCATCACCACCGGTCTGCTGCTCGTTGCCGCCGTGCTGAGCTGGGTCGTCTTCCTGCCGGTCGCTTTTGGCGGCGGTTTGATGGGCGCAGCGGTCGATGGCCACACCACCGTGCTCAAGATCGAGCTGATGCGCTGGATCCAGGTCGGCGACATGGATCTGCGCTGGGTGCTGCGCGTCGACACATTGACCGCCATCATGCTGGTGGTGGTCAACACCGTGTCGGCCCTCGTCCATGTCTATTCCATTGGCTACATGGCCGATGACCCGCATCGCAGCCGGTTTTTCGCCTATCTGTCGCTGTTCACCTTCGCCATGCTGATGCTGGTGACGGCTGACAACTTCCTGCAGATGTTCTTTGGCTGGGAAGGCGTGGGTCTCGCGTCCTATCTGCTGATCGGCTTCTGGTACACCAAGCCCTCGGCGACCGCCGCCGCGATGAAGGCCTTCGTGGTCAACCGTGTTGGCGATTTCGGTTTCGCCCTTGGCATCTTCGGCGCCTTCATGGTGCTCGGTCATATCGACTTCGATGGTGCGTTCCTTGCCGCCGAAGGTTTTGCGACGACTGGCCTGCCAGTGATGAACTTCCTGGGCTTCCAGCTCGATGCCATGACTGTGGTCTGCCTGCTGCTGTTCATGGGCGCCATGGGCAAGTCGGCCCAGTTCCTGCTGCACACCTGGCTGCCCGACGCCATGGAAGGCCCGACGCCCGTGTCGGCACTGATCCATGCGGCCACCATGGTGACCGCAGGCGTGTTCATGGTGGCCCGCCTGTCGCCGCTGTTCGAGACCTCGCCGGCCGCCATGACCTTCGTCCTTGTTATCGGCGCCATTACGGCTTTCTTCGCGGCCACGGTTGGCCTGGTCCAGAACGATATCAAGCGCGTCATAGCCTACTCGACCTGTTCGCAGCTCGGCTACATGTTCGTGGCTTTGGGGGCAGGGGCCTATTCCGCCGGCGTCTTCCACCTCTTCACACATGCCTTCTTCAAGGCCCTGCTGTTCCTCGGTGCCGGCGCGGTGATCCACGCCATGCATCACGAGCAGGACATGCGCAACATGGGCGGCCTGCGCAAGAAGATCCCGGTCACCTATGCCATGATGATCATCGGCACCCTGGCGCTGACCGGCGTCGGCATTCCGGGCAGCGAGTGGCTTGGCTTTGCCGGCTTCTTCTCCAAGGATTCCATCATCGAGGCGGCCTATGCGGTCGGCGGCAATACGGGCATGTTCGCCTTCTGGATGCTGGTGATCGCGGCGCTGTTCACGAGCTTCTACTCGTGGCGCCTGATCCATCTGACGTTCCACGGTTCGCCGCGCGACGCACAGCATGCCGGCGAAGGCCCGCATCCCGACCCGGCGCATGCCGCGCTGGAAAGCCATGACGAGCCGATCGCCGACAGCCATGACCATGCCCATGATGCTCATGGCCACCACGGCTCGGCTTACGACAACGCGCATGAGGCACCCAATGTGATGCTGGTGCCGCTCTATGTGCTCGCTGCCGGTGCGGTGCTGGCCGGCGCGGTGTTTTACTCGATGTTCTTCCACGATGTGGCCCATATCGAGCACTTCTTCGCCGGCTCCCTGGTTGTCGACCATGAAATCATCGAGGCGGCCCATCATGTGCCGCTCTGGGTTAAATGGAGCGCGACCATTGCCATGCTGATCGGCGCTGCGACCGCCTATATGATGTATATCCGCCGGCCGGAAATGCCGGGTCGCCTGGCGGCCACCAATCCGGGTCTCTACAAGTTCCTGCTCAACAAGTGGTACTTTGACGAGCTGTACGATCTGATCTTCGTCAGGCCGGCCCTGTGGATCGGCCGGGCCTTCTGGAAGGGCTTCGATGACTGGCTCATCGATGACAAGATCACCGAAGGGCTGGGCCGTCGGGTGCAGAACGTGACCGGCTGGGTCACCAAGCTCCAGTCGGGCTATCTCTACCACTATGCATTCGCCATGCTGATCGGCATTGCGGCTCTATTGACCTGGGCCATTCTGGCCGGGGGACTGATCTGA
- the nuoE gene encoding NADH-quinone oxidoreductase subunit NuoE — protein MVARRLADESVQPTSFAFSAENAKWAEWKIGLYPTGRQQSAVIPLLMRAQDQDGWVSRATIETIADMLGMAYIRVLEVATFYTQFQLQPVGRNAHIQVCGTTPCMLRGAGDLIAICKSKIHHDPQHLNADGTMSWEEVECAGACVNAPMVTIYHDTYEDLTPERFEEIVDAFAAGKGDTIKPGPQIGRLHSAAEGGQTTLLVKPTAQREKFIPPAPPPEAGAPAAPAAAPAPAAPQAPTTAGKPKDVSAESAPALKGTPASAKVSEAKAEGERKAADVAAGADGEPNKAMRPGATGSEAEGGMLDGGKAVRKSPKPASAGGPASKTRTIIKPKAKPGGEKP, from the coding sequence ATGGTTGCGCGTCGCCTAGCAGACGAGTCGGTTCAACCGACGTCGTTCGCATTCAGTGCTGAAAACGCCAAATGGGCGGAATGGAAGATCGGGTTGTACCCGACCGGCCGGCAGCAATCGGCCGTCATCCCGCTGCTGATGCGGGCCCAGGATCAGGACGGCTGGGTCAGCCGCGCCACGATCGAAACGATCGCGGACATGCTGGGCATGGCCTATATCCGCGTGTTGGAAGTGGCGACCTTCTATACCCAGTTCCAGCTGCAGCCGGTCGGCCGCAATGCCCATATCCAGGTCTGTGGCACCACGCCCTGCATGCTGCGCGGCGCCGGCGACCTGATCGCCATCTGCAAGAGCAAGATCCATCACGATCCCCAGCACCTCAATGCCGATGGCACAATGAGCTGGGAAGAAGTGGAATGTGCGGGCGCGTGCGTCAACGCGCCCATGGTCACCATCTATCACGACACCTACGAAGACCTGACGCCGGAGCGGTTTGAAGAAATCGTCGACGCCTTTGCCGCTGGCAAGGGTGACACGATCAAGCCAGGCCCCCAGATCGGTCGCCTTCATTCGGCTGCCGAGGGTGGCCAGACCACGCTGCTGGTCAAGCCTACGGCTCAGCGCGAGAAGTTCATTCCGCCAGCACCACCGCCGGAAGCCGGGGCCCCTGCGGCGCCTGCCGCTGCCCCAGCGCCCGCTGCTCCGCAGGCACCAACCACGGCCGGCAAGCCCAAGGACGTGAGCGCAGAGTCCGCCCCCGCTCTCAAGGGGACTCCGGCGTCGGCCAAGGTGTCGGAAGCCAAGGCCGAAGGCGAACGCAAGGCGGCCGATGTTGCGGCAGGCGCCGACGGAGAGCCGAACAAGGCGATGCGCCCCGGCGCGACGGGTTCGGAAGCCGAAGGCGGCATGCTGGACGGCGGCAAGGCGGTGCGCAAGTCGCCCAAGCCCGCATCGGCTGGTGGCCCGGCCAGCAAGACCCGGACGATCATCAAGCCGAAGGCCAAGCCTGGCGGGGAAAAGCCATGA
- a CDS encoding NADH-quinone oxidoreductase subunit D has translation MTVEANVRNFTINFGPVHPSAHGVLRLILELDGEVVERVDPHIGLLHRGTEKLIESKTYLQAVPYFDRLDYVAPMNQEHAFALAVEKLLGLEVPRRGQLIRVLYSEIGRLLAHLMNVTTQAMDVGALTPPVWGFEWREKLMIFYERASGARMHAAYFRPGGVHQDLPQALIDDIDTFCTDFPKFIVDLDTLLTENRIFKQRNVDIGVVQLDDAWNWGFSGVMVRGSGAAWDLRKSQPYECYDEMEFDIPIGKNGDCFDRYLIRMEEMRQSTRIMKQCVDKLNAPDGKGPVSSLDGKVVPPKRSEMKQSMEALIHHFKLYTEGYKVPAGEVYACVEAPKGEFGVYLVSDGTNKPYRCKIRAPGFAHLSAMDFLCRGHMLADVSAILGSLDIVFGEVDR, from the coding sequence ATGACCGTTGAAGCCAATGTCCGCAATTTCACCATCAACTTTGGTCCGGTCCACCCGTCGGCTCATGGTGTGCTCCGCCTTATCCTGGAGCTCGATGGCGAGGTCGTCGAGCGCGTCGATCCGCATATCGGCCTGCTGCATCGCGGCACCGAAAAGCTGATCGAGTCCAAGACCTATCTGCAGGCCGTTCCCTATTTCGATCGCCTCGACTACGTGGCGCCGATGAACCAGGAGCACGCCTTTGCACTCGCCGTCGAGAAGCTGCTGGGTCTGGAAGTGCCGCGCCGCGGCCAGCTGATCCGCGTGCTTTACTCGGAAATCGGCCGCCTGTTGGCGCATCTGATGAACGTCACCACACAGGCCATGGACGTGGGCGCCTTGACGCCGCCGGTCTGGGGCTTTGAGTGGCGCGAAAAGCTGATGATTTTCTATGAGCGCGCTTCCGGCGCGCGCATGCACGCTGCCTATTTCCGCCCGGGCGGGGTGCATCAGGATCTGCCGCAGGCGCTGATCGATGACATCGATACCTTCTGCACCGATTTCCCCAAGTTCATTGTCGATCTCGACACGCTTCTGACCGAGAACCGCATCTTCAAGCAACGCAATGTCGATATCGGCGTGGTGCAGCTGGATGACGCGTGGAACTGGGGCTTTTCGGGCGTGATGGTGCGCGGCTCCGGCGCGGCCTGGGATCTGCGCAAGAGCCAGCCCTACGAATGCTATGACGAGATGGAATTCGACATTCCGATCGGCAAGAACGGCGATTGCTTTGATCGCTATCTGATCCGCATGGAAGAGATGCGCCAGTCAACCCGGATCATGAAGCAGTGCGTGGACAAGCTGAACGCGCCCGACGGCAAGGGCCCCGTGTCCTCGCTCGATGGCAAGGTCGTGCCGCCCAAGCGCAGTGAGATGAAGCAGTCAATGGAAGCGCTGATCCATCACTTCAAGCTCTATACCGAGGGCTACAAGGTTCCTGCGGGCGAAGTTTATGCCTGCGTGGAAGCCCCCAAGGGTGAGTTTGGCGTCTATCTGGTCAGCGATGGCACCAACAAACCATACCGCTGCAAGATCCGCGCGCCGGGTTTTGCGCATTTGTCGGCCATGGATTTCCTGTGTCGCGGCCACATGCTGGCTGACGTCTCGGCCATTCTTGGCTCGCTCGATATCGTGTTCGGAGAGGTTGATCGCTGA
- the nuoF gene encoding NADH-quinone oxidoreductase subunit NuoF encodes MLADKDRIFTNLYGQHDWTLAGARERGAWVGTKEFIDSGRDWITNEVKASGLRGRGGAGFPTALKWTFMPKVNDGRPHYLLVNADESEPGTCKDRDILRHDPHHLVEGCLLAARAMDAHLAFIYVRGEFIRERQHLERAVEEAYEAKLIGKDNIHGWDLDIIVHHGAGAYICGEETALMESLEGKKGQPRLKPPFPAGMGVYGNPTTVNNVESIAVVPEILRRSGAWFASIGRANNTGTKLMCVSGHVNRPATFEEAMGESFKDIIEKHCGGIRGGWDNLLAVIPGGASVPCVPGEKIQNAIVDFDGLREAGSSLGTAAIIVMDKQTDIIKAIWRLSAFYKHESCGQCTPCREGTGWMMRVMERMVEGRAQKREIDMLFEVTKQIEGHTICALGDAAAWPIQGLIRNFRHVIEERIDQYTYSSTSDGAVPSIAAE; translated from the coding sequence GTGCTCGCTGACAAGGATCGCATTTTCACCAATCTCTACGGTCAACACGACTGGACGCTGGCTGGCGCGCGGGAACGCGGCGCCTGGGTCGGCACCAAGGAGTTCATCGACTCCGGCCGCGACTGGATCACCAATGAAGTCAAGGCTTCCGGTCTGCGCGGCCGTGGCGGCGCGGGTTTCCCGACGGCGCTGAAATGGACCTTCATGCCCAAGGTCAATGACGGGCGCCCGCATTATCTGCTGGTGAACGCCGACGAGTCCGAGCCCGGCACCTGCAAGGACCGCGACATCCTGCGCCACGATCCGCACCATCTGGTCGAGGGTTGCCTCTTGGCAGCCCGCGCCATGGACGCGCATCTGGCCTTCATCTATGTGCGCGGCGAATTTATCCGCGAGCGCCAGCATCTCGAGCGTGCCGTCGAGGAAGCTTATGAGGCCAAGCTGATCGGCAAGGACAATATCCACGGCTGGGACCTGGACATCATCGTCCATCACGGCGCCGGTGCCTATATCTGCGGCGAAGAAACCGCCCTGATGGAATCGCTGGAAGGCAAGAAGGGTCAGCCGCGCCTCAAGCCGCCATTCCCTGCCGGCATGGGCGTCTATGGCAACCCGACGACCGTCAATAATGTCGAATCGATCGCCGTGGTGCCGGAAATCCTGCGCCGGTCCGGTGCCTGGTTTGCCTCGATCGGCCGCGCCAACAATACCGGCACCAAGCTGATGTGCGTCTCTGGCCATGTGAACCGGCCGGCGACCTTCGAAGAGGCCATGGGCGAGAGCTTCAAGGACATTATCGAAAAGCATTGCGGCGGTATCCGCGGCGGCTGGGACAATCTGCTCGCCGTCATTCCGGGCGGCGCCTCGGTGCCCTGCGTGCCGGGTGAGAAGATCCAGAACGCCATCGTCGATTTCGACGGCCTGCGTGAAGCCGGCTCGTCACTGGGTACCGCTGCGATCATTGTGATGGACAAGCAGACCGACATCATAAAGGCCATCTGGCGCCTGTCGGCCTTTTACAAGCATGAGAGCTGCGGGCAGTGCACGCCCTGCCGCGAAGGCACCGGCTGGATGATGCGCGTCATGGAGCGCATGGTCGAAGGCCGCGCCCAGAAGCGCGAGATCGACATGCTGTTCGAGGTCACCAAGCAGATCGAAGGGCACACCATCTGTGCCCTCGGCGATGCGGCAGCGTGGCCGATCCAGGGTCTAATCCGCAACTTCCGTCACGTGATCGAAGAGCGGATCGACCAGTACACGTATTCATCCACCAGCGACGGCGCTGTGCCGTCGATCGCGGCGGAGTAG
- a CDS encoding NADH-quinone oxidoreductase subunit J has protein sequence MTLPLFFFYMFAAIAVGSAFMVISARNPVHAVLFLILTFFNASGLFMLAGAEFLALILIVVYVGAVAVLFLFVVMMLDVDFASLRQGFLQYAPVGVVVGVVLLLELLMVAGSFVVSPEVTSAAVLPINGGDNIRLIGQVLYTRYVFLFQGAALILLVAMIGAIVLTLRHKSNVKRQDPVKQVGRRPSETLEVVKVKSGQGL, from the coding sequence ATGACGCTTCCACTATTCTTCTTCTACATGTTCGCGGCCATCGCCGTGGGCTCGGCCTTCATGGTCATCTCGGCCAGGAACCCGGTGCATGCTGTGCTGTTCCTGATCCTCACCTTCTTCAATGCGTCCGGCCTGTTCATGCTGGCGGGTGCCGAGTTCCTCGCGCTCATCCTGATCGTGGTCTATGTCGGCGCCGTGGCCGTGCTGTTCCTGTTCGTGGTGATGATGCTCGACGTCGATTTCGCGTCGCTGCGACAGGGCTTCCTGCAATACGCGCCGGTGGGCGTGGTGGTGGGCGTGGTGCTCCTGCTCGAACTGCTGATGGTCGCCGGGAGCTTCGTGGTCTCGCCCGAGGTCACGAGTGCAGCCGTGCTGCCGATCAATGGTGGAGACAATATCCGGCTGATCGGCCAGGTGCTGTACACACGCTACGTGTTCCTGTTCCAGGGAGCGGCGCTGATCCTGCTGGTGGCCATGATTGGCGCCATCGTGCTGACGCTGCGCCACAAGAGCAACGTGAAGCGCCAGGATCCGGTCAAGCAGGTCGGGCGTCGTCCGTCCGAAACGCTGGAAGTCGTCAAAGTCAAAAGCGGTCAAGGGCTGTAG
- the nuoK gene encoding NADH-quinone oxidoreductase subunit NuoK, producing the protein MGIGLGHYLTVGAILFTLGVFGIFINRKNIIVILMSVELILLAVNLNFVAFSAQLNDLQGQIFALLILTVAAAEAAIGLAILVIFYRNRGSIAVEDVNMMKG; encoded by the coding sequence TTGGGTATCGGGCTCGGTCACTACCTGACCGTTGGAGCCATTCTGTTCACGCTGGGCGTGTTCGGCATTTTCATAAACCGCAAGAATATCATCGTCATCCTGATGTCGGTGGAGCTTATCCTGCTCGCGGTGAACCTAAATTTTGTAGCGTTCAGCGCGCAGCTCAATGACCTTCAGGGTCAGATCTTTGCGCTGCTGATCCTGACGGTGGCGGCTGCTGAAGCGGCCATCGGGCTGGCCATCCTGGTCATTTTCTATCGCAACCGCGGTTCCATCGCGGTTGAAGACGTCAACATGATGAAGGGCTAA
- the nuoI gene encoding NADH-quinone oxidoreductase subunit NuoI has product MRAAQFVNTLLLTELVKAFFLTMRYFFSPKPTINYPFEKGHVSPRFRGEHALRRYPNGEERCIACKLCEAICPAQAITIEAGPRQNDGTRRTVRYDIDMVKCIYCGFCQEACPVDAIVEGPNFEFATETREELYFSKEKLLANGDRWEREIAANLSADAPYR; this is encoded by the coding sequence ATGCGCGCCGCCCAGTTCGTCAACACGCTGCTGCTCACCGAGCTGGTCAAGGCCTTCTTCCTGACCATGCGCTATTTCTTCTCGCCCAAGCCAACGATCAACTACCCCTTCGAGAAGGGCCATGTCAGCCCGCGCTTCCGTGGTGAGCACGCACTGCGTCGCTATCCCAATGGCGAAGAACGCTGCATTGCCTGCAAGCTGTGCGAGGCGATCTGCCCGGCCCAGGCCATCACCATCGAAGCCGGCCCGCGCCAGAATGACGGCACCCGCCGTACGGTGCGCTACGACATCGACATGGTGAAGTGCATCTATTGCGGCTTCTGCCAGGAAGCCTGCCCGGTCGACGCGATCGTGGAAGGCCCCAATTTCGAGTTTGCGACCGAAACGCGCGAAGAGCTCTACTTCTCCAAGGAGAAGCTGCTCGCCAATGGCGATCGCTGGGAGCGTGAAATCGCTGCCAATCTGTCCGCCGACGCACCGTATCGCTGA